One window of the Labilibaculum sp. genome contains the following:
- a CDS encoding FeoB-associated Cys-rich membrane protein: protein MSFQLISTYAIVIFASGYTIYQFVRLFIKQKSSCGGSCGGCSFKNELKKRGISGNPILKNKNFTYIKN from the coding sequence ATGAGCTTTCAATTAATATCAACTTATGCAATTGTGATTTTCGCATCGGGATATACTATATATCAGTTTGTGCGTTTATTCATAAAACAGAAATCGAGTTGTGGAGGCAGTTGTGGAGGCTGCAGTTTTAAAAATGAGCTAAAAAAACGTGGCATTTCGGGGAATCCAATTCTTAAAAACAAAAACTTTACATATATTAAAAATTAA
- a CDS encoding tetratricopeptide repeat-containing sensor histidine kinase has product MRRFLFVILFILQFFFVYSSNLKRDSLKKLISAPLDSLNCDVLYQLGEDYVTDYPDSAIYYADQILKFANLSFDSVFRMKANYLKGKASYRSSNYSNSIKYIEEAIACCVKDHEKEKADCFNVLGNSLIEIDKYKLSLSAYFTSLNIRNGLKDSLLISSSLNNIGNVYFQMQEYSQALDYYNQSLVLKENANNLQGIAIMYNNIGNVYHKQNDNLKALSSYLKALDIIEFENTIDWKPILLENIGQLYLDCGDINKCMVYYHRALIESERKGDKISIASVKSSLAIAHLRNGDYNTSLSLFEESLVKAKEIGVARIELDCYYYMSELYEKKNNFEKSIQYFRMYDKIRAKISRENNSKEIAEIQARFQLEKIDTENEILKQRNTIQRLEIDKQKTIDLFLFSLGVLILSLFIYSVYISRFRKKHNKLLTEKNKIISDRNKSLTSLNATKDKFLSIVAHDLKNPFNAVLGFTDLLIDRYDELEDSMRQEYIEIVHKSALHGSLLLDTLLTWSRSQMGVMEYNPIIINASQLIEEEMEVLEEKAYAKGISLELNEIDASLVYADSDMIRTVIRNLGNNSIKFTKERGRIIFSVKVEEGKAIIGIEDNGVGIRPEDKMKLFNLDSNYSRPGTSNEKGTGLGLILCKDFVEKNGGEIGVESQEGVGSKFWFTLPLHLNEIEKKSSTLERVEEECMA; this is encoded by the coding sequence ATGAGAAGGTTTCTTTTCGTTATTCTATTTATTCTCCAATTTTTCTTTGTCTACTCGTCGAATTTAAAGCGTGATAGTCTAAAAAAGCTTATCAGCGCTCCCTTGGATTCGCTAAATTGTGATGTGCTGTATCAGTTGGGAGAGGATTATGTTACCGACTATCCGGATTCGGCAATTTATTATGCGGATCAAATTCTGAAGTTTGCAAATTTATCTTTTGATTCAGTTTTTAGAATGAAGGCGAACTACTTAAAAGGGAAAGCATCTTATAGGAGTAGTAATTATTCAAATTCTATCAAATATATTGAGGAAGCAATTGCCTGTTGTGTTAAAGATCATGAAAAAGAAAAAGCTGATTGTTTTAATGTTTTGGGTAATTCGTTAATAGAAATCGATAAATATAAACTTTCTCTGAGTGCCTATTTTACAAGTTTAAATATTCGAAATGGATTAAAAGACAGCTTGTTGATTTCTTCTTCCTTAAATAATATTGGGAATGTTTATTTTCAGATGCAGGAATATTCTCAAGCACTAGACTATTATAATCAATCTTTGGTTTTAAAGGAAAATGCCAACAATTTGCAGGGCATCGCAATCATGTACAATAATATTGGTAATGTATATCATAAACAGAATGATAATCTTAAGGCTTTGTCATCCTATCTGAAAGCGTTGGATATCATTGAATTTGAAAATACTATTGATTGGAAGCCAATTTTACTTGAAAATATTGGTCAGTTGTATCTGGATTGTGGTGATATAAATAAGTGCATGGTTTACTATCACAGAGCTTTGATTGAGTCTGAGCGAAAAGGGGATAAAATTTCCATAGCGAGTGTTAAGTCATCTTTGGCAATCGCGCATTTAAGGAATGGAGATTATAATACATCTCTGAGTTTGTTTGAAGAGTCTTTAGTGAAAGCAAAAGAAATAGGTGTTGCGAGAATAGAATTGGACTGTTACTATTACATGTCAGAATTATACGAGAAGAAAAATAATTTTGAGAAGAGTATCCAATATTTCAGAATGTACGATAAAATAAGAGCGAAGATTAGTAGAGAGAATAATAGTAAAGAAATTGCGGAAATTCAGGCGAGATTTCAATTGGAAAAAATCGATACCGAAAATGAGATTCTAAAACAACGGAATACTATTCAAAGATTGGAAATAGACAAGCAAAAGACTATAGATTTGTTCTTGTTTAGTTTGGGTGTTTTGATTTTATCTCTTTTTATATATTCAGTATACATTAGTCGATTCAGGAAGAAACACAATAAACTTTTAACGGAAAAAAATAAAATTATTTCTGATAGGAATAAAAGCCTGACAAGTTTGAATGCTACCAAGGATAAGTTTTTATCTATTGTCGCACACGATCTGAAAAATCCGTTTAATGCAGTGCTGGGGTTTACCGATTTGTTAATTGACCGATATGATGAGCTTGAGGATTCAATGAGGCAGGAGTATATTGAAATTGTTCATAAATCGGCTCTTCATGGCTCTTTATTGCTTGATACATTGCTAACATGGTCGAGATCGCAGATGGGGGTGATGGAGTATAATCCTATCATTATTAACGCAAGCCAGCTAATAGAAGAAGAAATGGAAGTCCTTGAGGAAAAAGCATATGCAAAAGGCATTTCACTTGAGTTGAATGAAATTGATGCTTCATTGGTTTATGCTGATTCGGATATGATTCGAACTGTTATTCGGAATTTAGGGAATAACTCAATTAAATTCACTAAGGAGAGAGGAAGAATTATTTTTTCGGTAAAAGTTGAAGAAGGTAAAGCAATTATAGGTATTGAAGACAATGGTGTTGGGATCAGGCCTGAGGATAAAATGAAATTATTTAATCTTGATTCGAATTATTCAAGGCCAGGAACTTCGAATGAAAAAGGAACGGGATTGGGCTTAATATTGTGTAAAGATTTTGTAGAAAAGAATGGTGGCGAAATAGGAGTGGAAAGTCAGGAAGGAGTAGGAAGCAAATTTTGGTTTACTCTTCCGTTGCATCTTAATGAAATAGAAAAAAAATCCTCTACTCTTGAAAGAGTAGAGGAGGAATGTATGGCTTGA
- a CDS encoding outer membrane lipoprotein carrier protein LolA — MKKIFCFLLFGAICLNLSAQDIKAKTILDKVSTKNKEFKSISAEFTFSMDNAEEDIHEVSEGNITLVGNKYRLKLMGVDTYFDGTTMFSHIIDVREVNITEPEENEEEGLNPAQIFSIYEKGYNCKYIKEETVNSSTYHVIDLIPLNSEREFTSIQLRINKANNQIESLKTIGKDGNNVSITLKKLTPNLKFADSYFVFDPKSNPDVEVNDMR, encoded by the coding sequence ATGAAAAAAATCTTTTGTTTCCTTCTTTTTGGGGCTATTTGTTTAAACCTGTCGGCTCAGGATATTAAAGCCAAAACCATTCTGGATAAAGTTTCTACAAAAAATAAGGAATTTAAAAGTATAAGTGCAGAATTTACTTTTTCTATGGATAATGCAGAAGAAGACATTCATGAGGTATCGGAAGGAAATATAACTCTTGTAGGTAATAAATATCGTCTTAAACTTATGGGTGTTGATACCTATTTTGATGGAACAACCATGTTTTCTCACATCATCGATGTTCGTGAAGTAAACATTACAGAACCGGAAGAAAATGAAGAAGAAGGATTAAATCCAGCCCAAATTTTTTCCATTTATGAAAAAGGATACAACTGCAAATATATTAAAGAGGAAACCGTCAATTCTTCTACCTATCATGTAATAGACCTCATTCCTTTAAATTCTGAACGGGAATTCACCTCAATACAATTGAGAATCAATAAAGCTAACAATCAAATTGAGTCGTTAAAAACAATTGGGAAAGATGGAAATAACGTAAGTATTACACTTAAAAAGCTAACTCCTAATCTCAAATTTGCTGATTCTTATTTTGTTTTTGATCCAAAATCAAATCCAGATGTGGAAGTGAACGATATGCGATAA
- a CDS encoding DUF4105 domain-containing protein, protein MALKTTSFRILLILFLLLPIGNHISGQNLSKNAEISLLTCSPGDELYSQFGHSALRIKDEEKKIDLVFGYGTFNFNTPNFYPKFARGKLDYMLSYTTFDRFKNGYIYEKRGIVEQKLNLDSIEKQKLFTALLKNYQPENRYYRYDFLFDNCSTRIRDIVSENTSGTILFDTISDQPKSFWNLLDPFMQKSRWIFLGIHLALGIPCDAEATPYQYMFLPDNMMLGFENAKISTNGTIKPLVKSTNVILKPALDFKITIWYQRPAFVFGMLALIGLIFSLVYLKKDKDLFIFDIFIFGICGLLGWIIIFLWFFTDHQATGPNWNIIWAFPLHFPMVFALLRKKSSLLAYYYFLLHSIILIVILGSWAFIPQSFPNEILPFVVLLLLRSLYIVKKIRTRLL, encoded by the coding sequence ATGGCATTAAAAACAACCTCTTTCCGTATCTTATTGATTCTATTTTTGTTGCTGCCAATTGGCAATCATATATCAGGACAAAATTTATCAAAGAATGCAGAAATCAGTCTTCTCACCTGTTCTCCGGGAGATGAACTATATTCACAATTTGGTCATTCTGCATTACGAATAAAAGATGAAGAAAAAAAAATAGATTTGGTTTTTGGTTACGGTACTTTCAATTTCAACACCCCTAATTTTTATCCGAAATTCGCAAGAGGCAAATTAGACTATATGTTATCCTACACAACGTTTGATCGTTTTAAAAACGGATACATTTATGAGAAAAGAGGGATTGTTGAGCAGAAACTAAATCTTGATAGTATTGAGAAGCAGAAACTGTTTACCGCTTTATTAAAAAATTACCAACCTGAAAACAGATATTACAGATACGATTTTCTTTTTGACAATTGCTCTACACGAATTCGGGATATTGTTAGTGAAAACACATCAGGCACAATTCTTTTCGACACAATTTCGGATCAACCGAAATCCTTTTGGAATCTATTAGATCCATTCATGCAAAAAAGTCGTTGGATATTTTTAGGAATCCATTTAGCTCTAGGAATACCTTGTGATGCTGAGGCGACTCCTTACCAATATATGTTCTTACCAGACAACATGATGCTGGGCTTCGAAAATGCCAAAATCAGTACAAACGGGACAATTAAACCCTTGGTAAAATCTACCAATGTGATCTTAAAACCAGCCCTCGATTTCAAAATAACTATTTGGTATCAAAGACCAGCTTTTGTTTTTGGTATGTTAGCTTTAATTGGACTAATATTTAGTCTTGTATATCTAAAAAAAGACAAAGATCTCTTCATTTTTGATATTTTTATATTTGGCATTTGCGGATTGCTGGGCTGGATTATTATTTTCTTATGGTTTTTTACAGATCATCAGGCCACCGGACCTAATTGGAATATTATTTGGGCCTTCCCTCTTCACTTCCCAATGGTTTTTGCATTACTCCGAAAAAAATCCTCTTTGCTAGCTTATTATTACTTTTTACTGCATTCAATAATACTCATAGTGATATTGGGAAGCTGGGCATTTATACCGCAATCTTTTCCTAACGAAATATTACCCTTTGTAGTTCTTCTCCTTTTAAGATCACTATACATTGTAAAAAAAATCAGAACTCGTTTACTGTAA
- a CDS encoding ornithine carbamoyltransferase, which translates to MAFNLRNRNFLKLLDFTPKEMQYLLDLARDLKRAKYAGTEVQTMKGKNIALIFEKSSTRTRCAFETAAYDQGAHVTYLGPSGSQIGVKESMADTARVLGRMYDGIEYRGYGQAVVEELGKFAGVPVWNGLTDEFHPTQILADFLTMMEHSDKPLSQISFAYLGDARNNMANSLMVGAAKMGMDVRIVGPANLQPEEELVAQCMEIAKETGAVISITDDAQAGVKGCDFLYTDVWVSMGEPDKVWEERIGILKPYQINADLMTATGNDKCKFMHCLPAYHNRQTKVGEEVFQKFGMDGVEVTEEVFESPASIVFDEAENRLHTIKAVMVATLGA; encoded by the coding sequence ATGGCTTTTAATTTAAGAAACAGAAACTTTTTGAAGTTGTTGGATTTTACTCCAAAGGAAATGCAATATTTATTGGATCTTGCAAGAGATCTAAAGAGAGCAAAATATGCAGGTACAGAAGTGCAGACTATGAAGGGAAAGAATATTGCGTTGATATTTGAAAAATCTTCAACCCGTACTCGTTGTGCATTTGAAACAGCCGCTTACGATCAAGGTGCACACGTTACTTATTTAGGTCCTTCTGGTTCTCAGATTGGTGTTAAAGAGTCAATGGCTGATACAGCCCGCGTTTTGGGACGTATGTATGATGGTATTGAGTACCGCGGATACGGACAGGCTGTTGTAGAGGAGTTAGGTAAATTTGCGGGGGTTCCTGTTTGGAATGGCTTGACAGATGAATTTCATCCAACTCAAATACTAGCTGATTTTTTAACTATGATGGAGCATTCAGACAAGCCGCTTAGTCAAATTTCATTTGCATATTTAGGCGATGCTCGTAATAATATGGCTAATTCTTTAATGGTTGGTGCAGCTAAAATGGGTATGGATGTAAGAATCGTTGGTCCGGCTAATCTTCAACCAGAAGAAGAATTGGTGGCTCAATGCATGGAGATTGCTAAAGAAACTGGTGCAGTTATTTCAATTACTGATGATGCACAAGCGGGAGTTAAAGGATGTGATTTCCTTTATACTGATGTTTGGGTATCGATGGGTGAGCCCGATAAGGTATGGGAAGAAAGAATTGGTATTCTAAAGCCATATCAGATTAATGCTGATTTGATGACAGCTACTGGAAACGATAAGTGTAAATTTATGCATTGTTTACCAGCATATCACAACAGACAAACAAAAGTTGGTGAAGAGGTTTTCCAAAAGTTTGGTATGGATGGTGTTGAGGTTACAGAAGAGGTTTTTGAATCTCCTGCATCTATTGTATTTGATGAAGCTGAGAATCGTTTGCACACAATTAAAGCAGTAATGGTTGCCACTTTAGGAGCATAA
- the arcC gene encoding carbamate kinase encodes MKNKLAVIALGGNALLRGNQKGTVEEQTQNTIDTLENLIFLVKEGYDVIIAHGNGPQVGNILMRNDAGEQLYNIPQMPLDIDVADSQGGIGYMIERNLRNVLKQNGIEKDVVTLVTQVVVDRNDPAFANPLKRVGKIYTKAQADELSAEKGWIFKEEVKTDGGWRRVVPSPKPIRVLNEKVIENLARQGNIVITVGGGGIPVSEDENGNLCPVEAVIDKDLASALIGARIKADEFYILTDVSFVYHDFRGPNEKKLEFLNHADTMKYMEDGTFAEGSMAPKIRACLSFIENGGGKSVITEATKLVDKSYGTKITMEYDINDVEHNF; translated from the coding sequence ATGAAAAATAAATTAGCAGTTATAGCATTAGGTGGAAATGCCTTGTTGAGGGGGAATCAAAAAGGGACTGTTGAGGAGCAGACTCAGAATACAATTGATACTCTTGAAAATCTTATTTTTCTTGTAAAGGAAGGGTATGATGTTATTATTGCTCATGGTAATGGCCCTCAGGTAGGTAATATCTTAATGAGAAACGATGCCGGTGAGCAGCTTTACAATATTCCCCAGATGCCTTTAGATATTGATGTGGCTGATTCTCAGGGCGGAATTGGTTATATGATTGAGAGAAATTTGCGTAATGTATTAAAGCAAAATGGTATCGAGAAAGATGTGGTGACCTTGGTGACTCAGGTTGTTGTTGATAGGAATGATCCGGCATTTGCAAATCCTTTAAAGCGTGTTGGTAAAATTTATACCAAAGCGCAGGCTGATGAATTAAGTGCTGAGAAAGGATGGATTTTTAAGGAAGAGGTGAAAACAGATGGAGGATGGAGACGTGTTGTGCCTTCGCCAAAACCAATTCGGGTATTGAATGAAAAGGTAATTGAAAACTTAGCTCGTCAGGGAAATATCGTAATTACTGTTGGTGGTGGTGGTATTCCGGTTTCTGAAGATGAAAATGGCAACCTTTGTCCGGTTGAGGCTGTAATTGATAAAGATCTTGCTTCGGCATTGATTGGAGCCCGAATTAAAGCTGATGAATTTTATATTCTTACTGATGTTTCTTTTGTTTATCATGATTTTAGGGGGCCAAATGAGAAAAAGCTTGAGTTCTTGAATCATGCCGATACAATGAAATATATGGAAGATGGTACTTTCGCAGAAGGATCTATGGCTCCAAAGATCCGTGCATGTTTAAGTTTTATTGAAAATGGAGGAGGTAAATCAGTGATAACTGAAGCAACTAAATTGGTAGATAAGTCTTACGGAACCAAAATAACAATGGAGTACGATATAAACGACGTAGAGCATAATTTTTAA
- a CDS encoding DNA translocase FtsK 4TM domain-containing protein has translation MAKKKKTNNTKAKLRFSAPKFLSDERTKFLFGIALSLFTIYIGLAFVSFFFTGGADQSKLDIKWLELITDSKVRVENWTGKTGAYISNLVINKGFGIASFSFLYLLVVLSLRIWGVKIQSLRKTIIYTLLFCIWFSVFMSFTFVQSTSHSFLFLGGIHGYFISEWLVSLIGNVGTLFLIVLSFLTFITFAFQNSISFFKKIFSPKSKTDRKESQDFSKSDEDETESLTSVIHTLNDEQEDEEGEDELIINSEIFPEEEIILEQEVNNPKTADDDLELKIETVSKQEEIVSIQRRPMEDFDPTLDLSNYKYPPIELLEAHHASNSSVSKEELESNKDKIVETLRHYKIEITQIKATIGPTITLYEIVPAPGVRISKIKNLEDDIALSLSALGIRIIAPIPGKGTIGIEVPNRTPEIVSMKNIISSKKFQESTHALPVALGKTISNETYTLDLTKMPHLLVAGATGQGKSVGLNAIITSLLYKMHPSQLKFVLIDPKKVELSIYSTIEKHFLAKLPGEEEPIITDIHKVIATLNSLCIEMDSRYDLLKKAHARNIKEYNTKFVKRNLNPENGHRYLPYIVVIIDEFADLIMTAGKEVETPIARIAQLARAIGIHMIIATQRPSTNIITGVIKANFPARIAFKVASMIDSRTILDSPGANQLIGRGDMLISLTSELVRVQCAFVDTPEVEAVTEFIQKQQSYPTAMFLPEYVGESSENSAMDIDLQKRDALFEDAARLVVSSQQGSTSGIQRRFSIGYNRAGRIVDQLEAAGIVGPFEGSKARQVLIQDEYSLEKLLSDVLL, from the coding sequence ATGGCTAAAAAGAAAAAAACAAACAATACAAAAGCTAAATTGCGCTTCTCAGCCCCAAAGTTTCTTAGTGACGAAAGAACCAAATTCCTTTTTGGCATTGCTCTTTCACTGTTCACTATTTATATTGGATTGGCATTCGTCTCCTTCTTTTTTACAGGAGGAGCTGATCAAAGTAAATTAGATATTAAATGGCTCGAATTAATCACAGACTCAAAAGTACGTGTTGAAAACTGGACGGGGAAAACCGGGGCTTACATTTCCAATTTGGTTATAAACAAAGGATTTGGAATCGCATCATTCTCATTCCTTTATTTACTCGTAGTCCTTTCGCTTCGAATTTGGGGAGTAAAAATACAATCATTACGAAAAACAATTATATACACCTTACTATTCTGCATTTGGTTTTCGGTTTTCATGTCGTTTACATTTGTTCAATCAACATCGCATTCATTTTTATTCTTGGGAGGAATTCATGGCTACTTTATAAGTGAATGGCTTGTATCCTTGATAGGTAATGTTGGCACTCTGTTTCTAATTGTTCTTAGCTTTTTAACCTTTATTACCTTTGCCTTTCAAAACTCAATTTCCTTTTTCAAAAAAATATTTAGTCCAAAATCTAAAACAGACCGTAAAGAAAGCCAAGACTTCTCCAAATCTGATGAAGATGAAACAGAATCATTAACTTCTGTAATACACACTCTAAATGATGAACAAGAGGATGAAGAAGGTGAAGATGAATTAATTATTAATTCTGAGATTTTTCCTGAGGAAGAAATTATTTTGGAACAGGAAGTAAACAATCCTAAAACAGCAGATGACGATTTGGAGCTAAAGATTGAGACAGTATCCAAACAAGAAGAAATCGTAAGCATTCAGCGCAGACCTATGGAGGATTTCGATCCTACGCTTGATCTTTCAAACTACAAATACCCTCCAATCGAATTATTAGAAGCGCATCATGCCAGTAATTCGAGTGTAAGTAAAGAAGAACTTGAATCAAATAAAGATAAAATTGTAGAGACACTGCGTCATTACAAAATTGAAATTACTCAGATAAAAGCTACAATTGGTCCTACTATTACGCTATATGAAATTGTGCCCGCTCCTGGAGTACGCATTTCCAAAATAAAGAATCTGGAAGACGATATTGCACTTAGTCTATCCGCCTTAGGAATTAGGATTATAGCTCCGATTCCGGGTAAGGGAACTATTGGTATTGAAGTTCCGAACCGTACACCTGAAATCGTGTCAATGAAGAACATTATTTCATCTAAAAAATTCCAGGAATCAACACATGCACTTCCTGTTGCACTTGGAAAAACAATATCGAATGAAACCTATACTCTTGATTTAACCAAAATGCCTCACTTATTGGTGGCCGGAGCAACAGGGCAAGGAAAATCGGTTGGTTTGAATGCAATTATTACATCGCTTTTATATAAGATGCATCCTTCCCAGCTTAAATTTGTCCTTATCGATCCTAAGAAGGTTGAACTAAGCATTTACTCAACTATCGAGAAACATTTTCTGGCAAAACTTCCGGGAGAAGAAGAACCCATAATTACTGATATCCATAAGGTTATTGCAACATTAAACTCCTTATGTATTGAAATGGATTCCAGATATGATTTGTTGAAAAAGGCACATGCCAGAAATATAAAGGAATACAATACCAAGTTTGTAAAACGTAATTTAAATCCGGAAAACGGTCATCGTTACCTACCCTATATTGTAGTAATTATTGATGAGTTTGCTGATTTAATTATGACAGCGGGAAAGGAAGTTGAGACTCCAATTGCTCGTATCGCCCAATTAGCCAGAGCTATTGGAATACATATGATTATTGCAACACAACGACCTTCAACAAATATTATTACAGGAGTTATCAAAGCTAATTTCCCGGCACGAATTGCCTTTAAAGTAGCATCTATGATTGATTCACGAACGATACTTGATAGTCCTGGAGCAAATCAGTTGATTGGTCGTGGGGATATGCTTATTTCATTAACCAGTGAATTGGTAAGGGTACAATGTGCTTTTGTTGATACTCCGGAAGTGGAAGCTGTTACAGAATTTATACAAAAGCAGCAATCCTACCCTACAGCAATGTTTTTGCCGGAATATGTGGGTGAATCTTCAGAAAATTCAGCAATGGATATTGATTTGCAAAAAAGAGATGCTCTTTTTGAAGACGCTGCCCGATTGGTTGTTTCATCTCAGCAAGGATCAACTTCAGGAATTCAGAGAAGATTTTCTATCGGCTACAACAGAGCAGGCAGAATTGTAGATCAATTAGAGGCTGCTGGAATCGTTGGTCCTTTTGAAGGAAGTAAAGCCAGGCAAGTGTTAATTCAGGATGAATATTCGCTGGAAAAACTATTAAGTGATGTGTTACTATAA